ACTGCATCAAGTGCAAATACACCGACTGCGTGGAAGTCTGCCCGGTGGACTGCTTCTACGAAGGCCCGAACTTCCTGGTGATCCACCCGGACGAGTGCATCGACTGCGCACTGTGCGAGCCCGAGTGCCCGGCCCAGGCGATCTTCTCCGAAGACGAGGTACCGGAGGATCAGCAGGAGTTCATCGAGCTCAACGCGGATCTGGCGGAAGTCTGGCCGAACATCACCGAGAAGAAAGACGCCTTGGCCGATGCCGAAGAGTGGGATGGCGTGAAGGACAAACTGCAGTATCTGGAGCGCTGATCGCCAGCCGAATCCAGACAAAAAAATGCCCGCAGCGATGCGGGCATTTTCATTTTTACTACCGTAAGACGTCGACCGGTCAGGCCTTGTCGATGCCTTTTTTCAGGGTGTCTTTCACATCACCCTTGACCTGCTGGGCCTCGCCCTTCACTTCCTGGCGCTGGCCTTCGGCTTTCATGCGCTCGTTGTCGGTCGCCTCGCCCACGCCTTGCTTGATCTTGCCGACGGCTTCGTTGGTGTTGCCCTTGATCTTGTCTTCAGTACTGCCCATGGCGAACTCCTGGCTTCTCATTGGTGACATAGGGTGGACCGCCCACGCGAAGCGTTAGTTTCCCCCGGCCATCGGAACGGAACGGCTCACGCGTGGCGCGAAGGCAGCAGACGACGCAGCAATGGCCGCCCCGCCAGGTGCAGAAAGACCGGCGCGCCCACGATGAGATAGAAGTAATAGGTCACGAAACGCCAGATCAGAATCGCCGCCGCCGTCGTCGACTTGCCTACCATCGGGGTCAGCAGCGCTGCCGATGCCAGTTCGGCACTACCGGCACCACCGGGCAGCAGGCTCAGTTGGCCGGCGGTCAGCGCCAGTAGCTGGACGAGAAAGGTCCAGGCCCAGGCCAACTCGCTGCCCAGGCCGCGCAGCGTCAGATAGAGCACGCTGAAGCGCAGCAGCCAATGCAGCGTGGTCAGCCCGAACACCGCAAGCAGAAGACGACGCGGCAGGCGAAAACAGTCGACCAGCGCATTTCGGAAGCCCAGCACCTTGCGTGCCCAACGGCGCTTGCGTGACGGTTTCATGCCAAACCGGCCAACCAGCCAGCCATTGAGCAGAAATACCTGCCGGTGGAAGCGGCCGAGCAGCGCCAGCAGCACCATCACACCGATCAGTAACGCGACGCTGAAGCCCAGCAGGCTGGCGATGTGCGCGTTGAGCTTGTGGGTCAGTGCATAGAACAGCACACCGACCAGGGCGCAGGCGAAGAACAGCAGATCACTCAGCTGCTCGACGGCATAGGTCGCCGTGCCCTTGGCCGGCGCCACGCCCTGGCGCATCAGCAGCGCCATCAGGGTCAGCGGCCCGCCGGCTCCCCCGGGCGTCGCACAAATGGCGAATTCGGTGGCCACCACGATGCCGAATGCGCGGCGCTGCCCCAGCTTTCGCCGACCGAGCAGCAGGCGCAGGCGCAGCGCATTCAGATTCCAGCCGACCAGCACCATGGCAAGCATGGAGGCCAACAAGCTGCCCGGAAAATGGCGCAGCCGTTCGAACAGGCCGGTGCCGCCAAGCAAAAGCGGCACCATGGCCGCCGCGAGCAAAGCACCGCCCAACAACCACCAGCGCCGGTTCATGCCACGGCGCTCGTCTGGCGGTATCGGCGCAGCCAGTCGATCTTGGTCAGCGGGGTCCTGCCGTCCCGCAGCAGACGCTCGAGCACATCGAGCCAATAGCCCCGGGAGAACTCGTGGCGCATATCCACCGGATGCAGGCCCAGCCGCAGCAATGGCGCCTGCCGGCTCTGCCGTAGCTGCCGTTCGCTGACCAGCCAGGACACACCACGGCGCCAGGGGCTGCGAGCACTCCAGACCAGCCCCGGCGCCCTGATCGGAGAAAAATCAGGCAGCAGATAAAGATGGCCTGGATCACTGGTATAGGTCAGCCCGCTACGGGCCAGTACCCGCCGCGTGCCCTCGCTCATCAGCCAGGCGGGTGCGACGAAGCCATGCAGCGGCCATTGCTGGCGCCGGAACAGCTCCAGGCCACGCGCCAGCCGCTCGCCCGCAGCCTGTTCGTCGAGGCCGTAGAACTCGCCTTCATGGGTATATATCCGGCGCATGAACCAGTCCCGCGGCGTCTTCGGTGCGGGCTCGAGATCGGCGTGGTAGCAGCCGTGCAGCACCAGTTCGTCACCGCGCTGCACGCGCTGGTCCAGCAGCCGGCGGAAATCCGGCTGTCGCTCCAGCGGATTGCGCTGATGAAAGTCCGGGACCACCAGCCAGGTGATCGGCACACCGCCGATGGCGTCCACCGCCTCGACGAAGGGCCGGTAGTCCGGCCAGGTTTCCGCGGCCACGTCGTGCAGCACCAGCGTCAGAGCCGCCTCAGCCATGTACGGCTACCGGCAGGTCCGCCGTGCCGAGCACCGCGTGGTAATGGGCGAGCAACCCCGCCACCACGGCATCCCAGGCATGGTGCGCCTCGACATGCTGGCGCGCCTGCTGCCCGAGCAGCCGTGGATCGTCCTCGAACAGCTCGCGCACGGTATGCGCCATGGCCCTCGGGTCCAGCGGCCGGCACAGGCGCCCACTGTAGAACGGCACCAGCTCCGGCAACGCACCGGCACGCGCGGCGATCACCGGAATACCGCTGGCCATGGCTTCGAGCGCCACCAGGCCGAAGGTTTCCTGATTGCCGGCATGCAGCAGCACATCGCTACTGGCCATGTAGCGCGCCACTTCGCTGGCACAACAGAAGCGGTCGATCACCGTGACGTTGTCCGGCACCCGCTGTGGCATGCTCGAACCCACCAGCAACAGGTGATAGGGCTTGCCGAGCTGGCGCGCGG
This DNA window, taken from Pseudomonas sp. FeN3W, encodes the following:
- a CDS encoding ferredoxin family protein; this translates as MTFVVTDNCIKCKYTDCVEVCPVDCFYEGPNFLVIHPDECIDCALCEPECPAQAIFSEDEVPEDQQEFIELNADLAEVWPNITEKKDALADAEEWDGVKDKLQYLER
- a CDS encoding lysylphosphatidylglycerol synthase transmembrane domain-containing protein, with amino-acid sequence MNRRWWLLGGALLAAAMVPLLLGGTGLFERLRHFPGSLLASMLAMVLVGWNLNALRLRLLLGRRKLGQRRAFGIVVATEFAICATPGGAGGPLTLMALLMRQGVAPAKGTATYAVEQLSDLLFFACALVGVLFYALTHKLNAHIASLLGFSVALLIGVMVLLALLGRFHRQVFLLNGWLVGRFGMKPSRKRRWARKVLGFRNALVDCFRLPRRLLLAVFGLTTLHWLLRFSVLYLTLRGLGSELAWAWTFLVQLLALTAGQLSLLPGGAGSAELASAALLTPMVGKSTTAAAILIWRFVTYYFYLIVGAPVFLHLAGRPLLRRLLPSRHA
- a CDS encoding DUF2334 domain-containing protein; this translates as MAEAALTLVLHDVAAETWPDYRPFVEAVDAIGGVPITWLVVPDFHQRNPLERQPDFRRLLDQRVQRGDELVLHGCYHADLEPAPKTPRDWFMRRIYTHEGEFYGLDEQAAGERLARGLELFRRQQWPLHGFVAPAWLMSEGTRRVLARSGLTYTSDPGHLYLLPDFSPIRAPGLVWSARSPWRRGVSWLVSERQLRQSRQAPLLRLGLHPVDMRHEFSRGYWLDVLERLLRDGRTPLTKIDWLRRYRQTSAVA
- a CDS encoding CsbD family protein, whose translation is MGSTEDKIKGNTNEAVGKIKQGVGEATDNERMKAEGQRQEVKGEAQQVKGDVKDTLKKGIDKA